Proteins encoded by one window of Ramlibacter tataouinensis:
- the pyk gene encoding pyruvate kinase, translated as MARRATKIVATLGPASSDPKLLEQLIGAGVNVVRLNFSHGKAQDHIERAQLVREAAQRAGREVAIMADLQGPKIRVGRFADGKVLLEPGMKFVLDAARTEPGDAGGVGLDYKELPRDVRAGDTLLLNDGLIVLTVDKVRGDQVHTTVKLGGELSNNKGINKQGGGLSAPALTAKDMEDIRTAMSFQADYVAVSFPKTATDMEMARQLCNVAGAEYGHKPGLIAKIERAEAIPNLESILKASDGIMVARGDLAVEVGNAAVPALQKRMIRAARKFDKVVITATQMMESMITNPVPTRAEVSDVANAVLDGTDAVMLSAETATGRYPLETIIEMANICAEAEMAEDVKLDADFSGMEFSRIDQSIAMGALFTAYHLGCKAIVALTDSGSTPLWMSRHPIHIPIYALTPRLVTQRRMALYRNVRPLLMDQSAERDTALADAEAHLKKRGIVASGDIYAITCGEPMGAPGGTNMLKVLRVA; from the coding sequence ATGGCCCGTCGCGCCACCAAGATTGTCGCCACCCTCGGTCCCGCCTCCAGCGATCCCAAGCTGCTGGAGCAGTTGATCGGCGCCGGCGTCAACGTCGTTCGGCTGAACTTCAGCCATGGCAAGGCGCAGGACCACATCGAGCGCGCGCAACTGGTGCGCGAGGCGGCCCAGCGGGCCGGCCGCGAGGTGGCCATCATGGCCGACCTGCAGGGCCCCAAGATCCGGGTCGGCCGGTTCGCCGACGGCAAGGTGCTGCTCGAGCCGGGCATGAAGTTCGTGCTCGATGCCGCCCGCACCGAGCCCGGCGACGCCGGCGGCGTCGGGCTGGACTACAAGGAGCTGCCGCGCGACGTTCGCGCTGGCGACACGCTGCTGCTCAATGACGGCCTGATCGTGCTGACCGTGGACAAGGTGCGCGGCGACCAGGTGCACACCACCGTCAAGCTGGGCGGCGAGTTGTCCAACAACAAGGGCATCAACAAGCAGGGCGGCGGGCTGTCGGCGCCGGCGCTGACGGCCAAGGACATGGAGGACATCCGCACCGCCATGAGCTTTCAGGCCGACTACGTGGCGGTGAGTTTTCCCAAGACCGCCACCGACATGGAGATGGCGCGCCAGTTGTGCAACGTGGCGGGGGCCGAATACGGCCACAAGCCCGGCCTGATCGCCAAGATCGAGCGGGCCGAAGCCATCCCCAACCTGGAGTCCATCCTCAAGGCCAGCGACGGCATCATGGTGGCGCGCGGCGACCTAGCCGTCGAGGTCGGCAATGCGGCGGTGCCGGCGCTGCAAAAGCGCATGATCCGGGCGGCCCGCAAGTTCGACAAGGTGGTGATCACGGCGACCCAGATGATGGAGTCCATGATCACCAACCCGGTGCCCACGCGCGCCGAGGTCAGCGACGTCGCCAACGCGGTGCTGGACGGCACCGACGCGGTGATGCTCAGCGCCGAGACGGCCACCGGCCGCTATCCGCTGGAGACCATCATCGAGATGGCCAACATCTGCGCCGAAGCCGAGATGGCCGAGGACGTCAAGCTCGACGCCGACTTCAGCGGCATGGAGTTCTCGCGCATCGACCAGTCGATCGCCATGGGCGCGCTGTTCACCGCCTACCACCTGGGCTGCAAGGCGATCGTGGCGCTGACCGATTCCGGCTCGACCCCGCTGTGGATGAGCCGCCATCCGATCCACATCCCGATCTACGCGCTCACGCCGCGCCTGGTGACGCAGCGCCGCATGGCGCTGTACCGCAACGTGCGGCCGCTCTTGATGGACCAGAGCGCCGAGCGCGACACGGCGCTGGCCGATGCCGAGGCCCACCTGAAGAAGCGCGGCATCGTGGCGTCCGGCGACATCTACGCCATCACTTGCGGCGAGCCCATGGGCGCCCCGGGCGGCACCAACATGCTCAAGGTCCTGAGGGTGGCGTGA
- a CDS encoding phosphoglycerate kinase yields the protein MNVLRFSDLCAQGQVAGRRVFIRADLNVPQDEQGRITEDTRIRASLPCIRLALDAGAAVMVTSHLGRPTEGAFKPQDSLAPVAQRLSELLGRPVPLQADWVDGVDVQPGQLVLLENCRVNKGEKKNAPELARKMAALCDIYVNDAFGTAHRAEATTYGIAEYAPVACAGPLLAAEIDAIGKALAHPKRPLVAIVAGSKVSTKLTILQSLARNVDRLVVGGGIANTFLLAAGLPIGKSLAEADLVGEARAVMEAMAARGAEVPIPTDVVTAKAFAADAPATIKAAGDVAADDLILDIGPDTARWLADQLLAAGTIVWNGPVGVFEFEAFSHGTEAIARAIARSDAFSIAGGGDTLAAIAKYGIEQDVGYISTGGGAFLEMLEGKTLPALEILARRAAA from the coding sequence ATGAATGTGCTGCGTTTTTCCGATCTGTGTGCCCAGGGCCAGGTGGCCGGCCGGCGCGTGTTCATCCGGGCCGACCTGAACGTGCCGCAGGACGAGCAGGGTCGCATCACCGAGGACACGCGCATCCGCGCCTCGCTGCCCTGCATCCGGCTGGCGCTGGACGCCGGCGCGGCGGTGATGGTGACTTCGCACCTGGGCCGCCCGACCGAGGGCGCGTTCAAGCCGCAGGACTCGCTGGCGCCGGTGGCGCAGCGCCTGTCCGAGCTGCTGGGCCGGCCGGTGCCGCTGCAGGCCGACTGGGTCGATGGGGTGGACGTCCAGCCCGGCCAGCTGGTGCTGCTGGAGAACTGCCGCGTCAACAAGGGCGAGAAGAAGAACGCCCCCGAGCTGGCCCGCAAGATGGCCGCGCTGTGCGACATCTACGTCAATGACGCCTTCGGCACTGCGCACCGCGCCGAGGCCACCACCTACGGCATCGCCGAATACGCCCCGGTGGCCTGCGCCGGGCCGCTGCTGGCCGCCGAGATCGACGCCATCGGCAAGGCGCTGGCCCACCCGAAGCGCCCGCTGGTGGCGATCGTCGCCGGCTCCAAGGTCTCGACCAAGCTCACCATCCTGCAGTCGCTGGCCCGCAACGTGGACCGGCTGGTGGTCGGCGGTGGCATCGCCAACACCTTCCTGCTGGCCGCCGGACTTCCAATCGGCAAGTCGCTGGCCGAAGCCGACCTGGTGGGCGAGGCCCGCGCGGTGATGGAAGCGATGGCCGCGCGCGGCGCCGAGGTGCCGATCCCCACCGACGTGGTCACGGCCAAGGCGTTCGCCGCCGACGCGCCCGCCACCATCAAGGCCGCCGGCGACGTCGCCGCCGACGACCTGATCCTGGACATCGGCCCCGACACGGCCCGGTGGCTGGCCGACCAGCTGCTGGCCGCCGGCACCATCGTCTGGAACGGTCCGGTCGGCGTGTTCGAGTTCGAGGCCTTCTCGCACGGCACCGAGGCGATCGCGCGGGCCATCGCCCGCTCCGATGCCTTCAGCATCGCCGGCGGCGGCGACACGCTGGCCGCGATCGCCAAGTACGGCATCGAGCAGGACGTGGGCTACATCTCCACCGGCGGCGGCGCCTTCCTGGAGATGCTGGAGGGCAAGACCCTGCCTGCGCTGGAGATCCTGGCGCGCCGCGCCGCCGCCTGA